The proteins below come from a single SAR324 cluster bacterium genomic window:
- the rpoB gene encoding DNA-directed RNA polymerase subunit beta produces the protein MSTTFHNRHRIRRSFGKLQSPIDVPHLLKVQLDSYERLLQRDIPPDQRKNEGLEAVFRSIFPISDFSATSTLEYVHYRLGEPKYSVDECRIRGVTYACPLRVALRLIIWEKDAESGAKHIRDIREQDIYLGEMPLMTPTGSFIINGTERVIVSQMHKSPGIFFTHDKGKGSTGKLMYTARMIPQRGSWLDFEFDSKDILYCRIDRKRKFPATVFLKSLGFSEEALLDYFYSKEIVDLSQVKLDDDPDQRIYNKKIDSETTINQITSANINDPQTGEVIVKAGQRINKRLLSKLQKAGIDRIPVSLQTLKGAYLARNIIIDKDTQAECNTPVTAELLDQLVENGITSLEILHIGSHSVGSSLRDTLEIDRIRSVDQALIDLYKKMKPGDPPTLDAANTMLHNFFFAEDRYSLSRVGRLKINRKFGTDLPLDHVVLTNDDILRSVKYLLLLKEGAPNVFVDDIDHLGNRRIRSVGELLETQFRIGLVRMERTIKERMSLQDTETMMLHDIVNAKPVAAAIHEFFGSSQLSQFMDQTNPLSEITHKRRLSALGPGGLTRERAGFDVRDVHASHYGRICPIETPEGPNIGLIASLASYGHVNEFGFIETPYRKVVDGRVTNEITYLSAIEEDNFSIAQANAELDTNACLTSEFVSARTHGDFTTVPRDQIEYIDVAPCQLVSVAASLIPFLEHDDANRALMGSNMQRQGVPVVRPQAPLVGTGMEFQVARDSGTCIVATRSGLVVSADAGRIVMQADMDLTGEEAVISGNIDIYHLSKYRRSNQNTFINQRPLVRKGDRVNAGDIIADGSSTENGELALGQNVLVAFMPWNGYNFEDSIMVSERLLYEDRYTSIHIDVLDTVARDTKLGKEEITRDIPNVSEDSLTDLDDTGVIRVGTFVRPGDILVGKVTPKGESQLNPEEKLLRAIFGEKAGDVRDTSLRVPQGMEGIVTDVVVFNREGVDRDERTRQIERDLLQKYEKDHKDEMRIVHNNLVQRVLSLAEGQKLSNSIHTLQQTMLFPAGTIISDEVLKKIPVKSWDHVKVDDEQINTSLSRFINNALQQMFLLENIYQDKCEKVSRGDDLPPGVIRMVKVFVATKRKLAVGDKMAGRHGNKGVVSTIQPLQNMPYMEDGTTVDIVLNPLGVPSRMNIGQILEAHLGWTARGLGYKVEEMLKKSEIPKLREFLKNVYEAPIVNEHIDSLNDDDFLVLARKYIKGVHMATPVFDGATEQDIHRMSELAGLSKTGQIWLWDGLTGEKFSQKVTVGYAYVLKLHHLVAEKIHARSIGPYSLVTQQPLGGKAQFGGQRFGEMEVWALEAYGAAYTLQELLTVKSDDVYGRNKVYESIVKGRHKLETGLPESFKVLISELKSLCLNIELLQEVEDEELESLEESQS, from the coding sequence ATGTCCACAACGTTTCATAACAGACATCGAATTCGACGATCGTTTGGAAAATTACAGTCTCCCATTGATGTTCCACACCTGCTTAAGGTTCAACTCGATTCCTATGAGCGGTTGCTTCAACGAGATATTCCACCTGATCAAAGAAAAAATGAGGGGTTGGAAGCCGTATTTCGTTCTATTTTCCCTATTTCGGATTTTAGTGCGACCTCCACGCTGGAATATGTGCATTACCGCTTGGGAGAACCCAAATATTCAGTGGATGAATGCCGGATTCGGGGAGTGACATACGCTTGTCCCTTGCGGGTCGCGCTCCGATTGATTATCTGGGAAAAAGACGCTGAATCAGGAGCTAAGCATATCCGTGATATCAGGGAACAGGATATTTATCTGGGCGAGATGCCCTTGATGACACCGACAGGCTCCTTCATCATCAATGGAACAGAACGGGTCATCGTCAGCCAGATGCATAAAAGCCCCGGGATCTTTTTTACGCATGACAAAGGGAAGGGAAGCACAGGAAAATTAATGTACACAGCCCGAATGATTCCTCAACGGGGTTCCTGGCTCGATTTTGAATTTGATTCCAAAGATATCCTGTATTGTCGTATTGACAGAAAACGAAAGTTTCCGGCGACAGTTTTTCTAAAATCACTGGGCTTCAGCGAAGAAGCGTTACTGGATTATTTTTATTCCAAAGAAATCGTGGATTTGAGTCAGGTCAAACTGGATGATGATCCGGATCAACGGATTTATAACAAGAAAATTGACAGTGAAACAACCATCAATCAGATCACATCGGCCAATATCAATGATCCTCAAACGGGTGAAGTGATTGTCAAAGCCGGACAACGGATCAATAAACGGCTTTTGAGCAAATTGCAGAAAGCCGGCATTGACCGCATCCCTGTTTCGTTGCAGACCCTTAAGGGAGCCTATCTCGCAAGAAATATCATTATCGATAAGGATACACAGGCAGAATGCAACACCCCTGTCACGGCGGAATTGCTTGACCAACTTGTTGAAAATGGAATCACATCCCTTGAAATTCTGCATATTGGTAGCCACAGTGTGGGTTCAAGCCTGAGAGATACTCTGGAAATTGACCGTATTCGCTCCGTAGATCAGGCGTTGATTGATCTGTATAAAAAAATGAAACCCGGTGATCCTCCAACCCTGGATGCCGCAAACACCATGTTGCACAATTTTTTCTTTGCGGAAGACCGTTACAGTTTGTCTAGGGTCGGACGTTTGAAAATCAACCGGAAATTTGGCACAGACTTGCCTCTGGACCATGTGGTATTGACAAATGATGATATTCTGCGATCTGTCAAATATCTGTTGTTATTGAAGGAAGGTGCCCCCAATGTGTTTGTGGATGATATTGACCACTTGGGGAATCGCCGCATTCGAAGCGTTGGCGAGTTGCTGGAAACACAATTCAGAATCGGACTTGTGCGAATGGAACGAACCATCAAGGAGCGCATGAGCCTTCAGGATACTGAGACCATGATGCTCCATGATATTGTGAACGCGAAACCGGTAGCCGCGGCAATTCATGAATTTTTTGGAAGCAGTCAATTATCCCAGTTCATGGATCAGACCAATCCTTTGTCTGAAATCACCCACAAGCGTCGTTTGAGTGCCTTGGGGCCCGGTGGTTTGACCCGTGAACGCGCAGGATTTGATGTTCGTGACGTACACGCCTCTCACTATGGACGGATTTGCCCGATTGAAACGCCCGAAGGTCCGAATATCGGTCTGATTGCGTCATTGGCATCTTATGGCCATGTGAATGAATTTGGTTTTATTGAAACCCCCTACCGCAAAGTGGTGGATGGTCGCGTCACGAATGAAATCACCTATCTTTCAGCGATTGAAGAAGACAATTTCAGTATCGCTCAAGCCAATGCGGAACTCGACACTAATGCCTGTCTCACCTCAGAATTTGTGTCAGCACGGACTCATGGCGATTTTACCACAGTCCCTCGTGACCAGATTGAATATATTGATGTGGCTCCCTGTCAATTAGTGTCTGTCGCGGCATCGCTCATTCCATTTTTGGAACATGATGATGCGAACCGGGCCTTGATGGGATCCAACATGCAACGGCAGGGAGTTCCAGTGGTTAGACCACAGGCTCCACTGGTTGGAACAGGCATGGAATTTCAAGTTGCCCGTGACTCCGGAACCTGTATTGTCGCCACTCGCTCAGGGCTGGTTGTAAGTGCCGACGCAGGTCGAATTGTGATGCAGGCGGATATGGACCTGACCGGTGAGGAAGCTGTGATTTCCGGAAACATTGATATCTACCATTTATCCAAATACCGGAGATCCAATCAAAATACGTTCATCAATCAACGACCGCTGGTGCGCAAGGGCGATCGGGTGAATGCCGGAGATATCATTGCCGATGGCAGTAGCACAGAAAATGGAGAACTGGCACTGGGACAGAATGTTCTGGTCGCGTTCATGCCGTGGAATGGATACAACTTTGAGGATTCCATCATGGTTTCAGAAAGGTTGCTGTATGAAGATCGTTATACCTCCATTCATATTGATGTACTCGATACCGTCGCTCGAGATACCAAGCTTGGCAAAGAAGAAATCACACGGGATATTCCCAATGTGAGTGAAGATTCGCTGACAGATCTGGATGATACAGGTGTGATCCGCGTTGGAACATTTGTCAGACCGGGAGATATTCTGGTAGGAAAAGTCACACCCAAAGGAGAATCTCAACTCAATCCTGAAGAGAAACTTCTTCGTGCGATTTTTGGTGAGAAAGCCGGTGATGTGCGTGATACCTCATTGCGAGTTCCCCAGGGAATGGAAGGCATTGTCACCGATGTGGTCGTATTCAACAGGGAAGGCGTTGACCGTGATGAACGAACTCGCCAAATTGAACGGGATCTCCTGCAAAAATATGAAAAAGATCATAAAGATGAAATGCGCATTGTGCATAACAATCTGGTGCAACGTGTGCTTTCACTGGCTGAAGGGCAAAAGTTGTCCAACAGTATTCATACCCTCCAGCAAACCATGCTGTTTCCTGCAGGAACCATCATTTCTGACGAAGTGTTGAAAAAAATTCCTGTAAAAAGCTGGGATCATGTGAAAGTGGATGATGAACAGATCAACACCTCCCTGTCCCGATTCATCAACAATGCCTTGCAACAGATGTTTCTGCTGGAAAATATTTATCAGGACAAATGTGAAAAAGTTTCCCGTGGCGATGATCTGCCTCCGGGAGTGATCCGGATGGTCAAGGTGTTTGTTGCCACAAAACGGAAACTGGCGGTTGGTGACAAAATGGCCGGACGCCATGGAAACAAAGGGGTTGTGTCAACCATTCAACCTCTTCAAAACATGCCCTATATGGAAGATGGCACGACGGTAGACATTGTACTCAATCCGCTCGGGGTTCCCTCACGGATGAATATCGGTCAAATTCTGGAAGCGCATCTGGGATGGACGGCTCGTGGCTTGGGCTATAAAGTGGAAGAAATGTTGAAAAAATCGGAAATTCCAAAGTTGCGGGAATTTTTGAAAAACGTTTATGAAGCACCAATTGTCAATGAGCATATTGATTCTCTGAATGATGATGATTTTCTGGTGTTAGCCAGGAAATATATCAAAGGTGTTCATATGGCGACACCTGTATTTGACGGTGCGACAGAACAGGATATCCACAGAATGTCAGAACTGGCAGGTTTGTCTAAAACAGGACAAATCTGGTTATGGGATGGTCTGACTGGTGAAAAATTCAGTCAGAAAGTTACTGTGGGGTATGCTTATGTGCTGAAGTTGCATCACCTGGTTGCCGAAAAAATCCATGCGCGTTCCATCGGACCTTACTCTCTGGTCACTCAGCAACCGTTGGGTGGAAAAGCCCAGTTTGGTGGACAACGTTTTGGCGAGATGGAAGTATGGGCTCTGGAAGCTTATGGTGCGGCCTACACCCTTCAGGAACTACTGACTGTTAAATCAGATGACGTCTATGGACGAAACAAAGTTTATGAATCTATTGTTAAAGGTCGTCATAAACTGGAAACAGGTCTCCCTGAATCATTCAAGGTACTGATCAGTGAATTGAAAAGTTTGTGCCTGAATATTGAACTACTTCAGGAAGTAGAAGACGAAGAACTGGAAAGTTTGGAGGAATCACAGTCCTGA
- a CDS encoding ATP-binding protein, whose protein sequence is MLSVHLFSFGYRRSGIPQDPNGNGGGFVFDCRCLPNPGQLDAFRDLTGKQTEVQEWLKQQDRFHLFAGQCLALIEQSIEFYQKRGFEHLMVSFGCTGGQHRSVFLSEWTYSRLLQHEIHVDLVHTEMNHWPGNQNV, encoded by the coding sequence ATGCTTTCAGTTCATTTATTCAGTTTTGGTTATCGTCGTTCCGGAATTCCTCAAGATCCCAATGGCAATGGTGGCGGATTTGTGTTTGACTGCCGTTGTTTGCCGAATCCGGGACAACTGGATGCTTTTCGGGATTTAACAGGGAAGCAAACCGAAGTGCAGGAATGGTTGAAGCAGCAAGACAGGTTTCATCTGTTTGCCGGGCAATGTCTGGCATTGATTGAACAGAGTATTGAATTTTATCAGAAACGGGGCTTTGAACACCTGATGGTTTCATTTGGTTGTACTGGTGGTCAGCACCGGTCAGTATTTCTATCGGAATGGACCTATTCCCGACTGCTTCAGCATGAGATTCATGTGGATCTTGTTCACACAGAAATGAACCATTGGCCGGGAAATCAAAATGTTTAA
- the pheS gene encoding phenylalanine--tRNA ligase subunit alpha, with amino-acid sequence MQAELNELKNTASEALQGTTSQEQLSEWFRQYLGKKGALTQILKQIGQLPAQERPVMGQAVNELKEYLSNAFEKQQTKVQQEQIQQSIETDNVDITLPGRPCATGHLHLTTQTLRKIFRIFQEMGFQIYEAPEVESDEYNFQMLNIPEYHPARDMWDTFWVNDKVVLRTHTSPGQIRIMQECYPAPIRVILPGKCYRYEQITPRSEHQFYQVEGLVIGENIRMTDLIGVVNEFAKKMFGEERKTRIRGSYFPFTEPSIEIDMDCILCKGEGCRVCKHTGWLEVAGAGMVHPVVLTNGGYSPDKWSGFAFGLGVERPALLKHGIHDIRYFYNNDLNFLRQF; translated from the coding sequence ATGCAAGCTGAACTGAATGAACTTAAAAACACTGCTTCTGAGGCCCTGCAGGGTACCACCAGTCAGGAACAACTGTCTGAGTGGTTTCGCCAGTATTTAGGGAAAAAAGGCGCATTGACTCAAATTCTGAAGCAAATCGGGCAATTGCCTGCTCAGGAACGGCCTGTGATGGGGCAGGCTGTCAATGAGTTGAAGGAATACCTGTCAAATGCGTTTGAAAAACAACAGACTAAAGTTCAGCAGGAACAGATTCAACAATCCATTGAAACAGATAATGTTGACATTACCTTGCCTGGACGCCCCTGCGCCACAGGACATTTGCATCTCACAACCCAGACACTCAGAAAAATCTTCCGGATTTTTCAGGAAATGGGTTTTCAGATTTATGAGGCTCCTGAAGTTGAATCAGATGAATATAATTTTCAGATGCTCAATATTCCTGAATACCATCCCGCCAGAGATATGTGGGATACGTTCTGGGTCAATGACAAGGTGGTGTTACGAACACACACATCTCCCGGACAGATCAGAATTATGCAAGAATGCTATCCTGCGCCAATCCGTGTAATTCTACCGGGAAAATGCTATCGCTATGAACAAATCACTCCTCGTTCCGAACATCAGTTTTATCAGGTTGAAGGGTTGGTGATTGGTGAAAATATCCGGATGACAGACCTGATTGGCGTGGTCAATGAATTTGCTAAAAAAATGTTTGGCGAAGAACGTAAAACCAGAATCAGAGGCAGTTATTTCCCCTTCACTGAACCAAGCATTGAAATTGATATGGACTGCATCCTTTGCAAAGGCGAGGGTTGTCGGGTATGCAAACATACAGGCTGGCTTGAAGTCGCCGGCGCTGGAATGGTGCATCCCGTTGTGCTGACAAATGGAGGGTATTCTCCTGACAAATGGAGCGGTTTTGCGTTTGGACTGGGTGTCGAGCGGCCTGCGTTGCTGAAACATGGGATCCATGATATCCGGTATTTTTATAACAATGATCTTAATTTCCTTCGCCAGTTTTAA